Proteins from a single region of Candidatus Binatia bacterium:
- a CDS encoding ATPase yields the protein MLSPEDEAPLWHTLSPERTLELLGSGREGLTRAEARRRLEEWGANELEAVGGVSPWKIFFQQFQNVLVVLLLVATAISAFLGHGVEAVAITVIVLFAVVLGFVQEYRAERAIEALRKMAAPTATVLRAGREEEIPARELVPGDILLLRTGDRVPADARVLEAVNLRAEESALTGESVPVEKQAAELGEAELPVGDRRNMLYAGTAIVYGRGRAVVVATGVRTEFGKIARMLETIETTRTPLQENLDRVGHRLAQAALVVVALIVGLGLFRGQPFVEMLVFGIALAVAVVPEALPAVVTISLAIGVRRMARRHALVRRLSAVETLGCTSVICSDKTGTLTRDEMTARKIYVAGEFLEITGVGYEPVGGFFRDGRPVAVSGPLELLLRGAALASDATLVRDEESGAYRVKGDPTEGALVVAAAKAGLAKRELDEKFPRIHEIPFTSESKRMTTIHQEGEGVVAFSKGAPEVVLGSCVRELTASGERELGERDRERLLAVARQMAEEALRVLAVAYKAGATPEDAEREMTFLGLVGLIDPPRPEAMPAIRTCEEAGIKPVMITGDHPLTARAVARELGLLRDGRVVTGAELETMSEERLEQDVESIDVYARVSPAHKLRVVAAFQRRGHVVAATGDGVNDAPALKKADIGVAMGITGTDVTKEAAAMTLTDDNFASIVAAVEEGRAIFGNIKKYLMYLLSSNVGEIALMAGATLAGLPLPLTAVQILYVNLATDGLPALALAVDPPEADLMRRKPRNPRMGIFTRPVVALMAAGGFWSALVNLGVFVWALESGRGLEEAMTMTFVSLILIQFFKAYNFRSDRHSVFDRPFANRWLNLAILWELGLLSAIVYVPFLQEPFGTYELPAIDWAIVVVLAFTVSPVLELVKWMVRRGWFGEIGS from the coding sequence ATGCTTTCCCCGGAAGACGAAGCTCCGCTCTGGCACACCCTTTCGCCTGAGCGAACCCTCGAGCTGCTGGGGTCGGGCCGCGAGGGCCTCACCCGCGCCGAAGCCCGCAGGCGTCTCGAGGAGTGGGGCGCCAACGAGCTCGAAGCCGTGGGCGGGGTATCGCCCTGGAAGATTTTTTTCCAGCAGTTCCAGAACGTTCTCGTCGTTCTTCTCCTCGTGGCGACCGCGATCTCCGCCTTTTTGGGCCACGGGGTCGAGGCCGTCGCGATCACGGTTATCGTGCTCTTCGCCGTGGTTCTGGGTTTCGTCCAGGAATACCGTGCCGAAAGGGCCATCGAGGCACTTCGAAAGATGGCCGCTCCCACGGCGACCGTGCTTCGCGCGGGGCGGGAGGAGGAAATCCCCGCGCGCGAGCTCGTTCCCGGCGACATCCTTCTTTTGCGAACGGGCGACCGCGTCCCCGCCGACGCCCGTGTTCTCGAGGCCGTGAACCTTCGCGCCGAGGAATCGGCGCTCACGGGGGAATCGGTGCCCGTGGAAAAGCAGGCCGCCGAGCTCGGGGAAGCGGAGCTCCCCGTCGGAGACCGGCGGAACATGCTCTACGCGGGCACGGCGATCGTCTACGGCCGGGGCCGTGCCGTGGTCGTCGCGACGGGCGTGCGGACGGAGTTCGGGAAAATCGCGCGCATGCTCGAGACGATCGAGACGACACGCACCCCGCTCCAGGAAAATCTCGACCGGGTGGGGCACAGGCTCGCGCAGGCAGCCCTCGTCGTGGTGGCCCTCATCGTGGGACTCGGCCTATTCCGCGGCCAGCCTTTCGTCGAGATGCTCGTTTTCGGGATCGCGCTCGCGGTGGCGGTGGTACCCGAAGCGCTTCCCGCCGTGGTGACGATCTCGCTCGCCATCGGGGTCCGGAGAATGGCGCGAAGGCACGCGCTCGTGCGCCGCCTTTCGGCCGTGGAGACGCTCGGCTGCACGTCGGTCATCTGCTCGGACAAGACGGGGACCCTGACCAGGGACGAGATGACGGCGCGAAAAATCTACGTCGCGGGCGAGTTCCTGGAGATCACGGGGGTCGGATACGAGCCCGTGGGAGGGTTTTTCCGGGACGGAAGGCCCGTCGCGGTATCGGGGCCGCTCGAGCTCCTGCTGCGGGGTGCCGCGCTCGCCTCCGATGCCACGCTCGTGCGCGACGAGGAAAGCGGGGCCTACCGCGTGAAAGGCGACCCGACCGAAGGGGCGCTCGTCGTGGCTGCAGCGAAGGCCGGGCTCGCGAAACGGGAGCTCGACGAAAAGTTCCCGCGTATCCACGAGATCCCCTTCACTTCGGAGTCCAAGCGCATGACGACGATCCACCAGGAGGGCGAGGGGGTCGTCGCGTTCTCCAAGGGCGCGCCGGAGGTGGTCCTCGGCTCGTGCGTTCGCGAGCTCACGGCCTCCGGGGAAAGGGAACTCGGAGAAAGGGATCGCGAGCGTCTTCTCGCCGTCGCGCGGCAGATGGCGGAAGAAGCGCTCAGGGTCCTGGCGGTCGCTTACAAAGCGGGGGCGACTCCCGAGGACGCGGAGCGGGAGATGACGTTCCTGGGGCTCGTGGGTCTCATCGATCCTCCTCGCCCCGAAGCGATGCCGGCCATCCGCACGTGCGAGGAGGCGGGTATCAAGCCCGTCATGATCACCGGCGACCATCCGCTCACGGCCCGGGCCGTGGCGCGCGAGCTGGGTCTTCTCCGCGACGGTCGAGTCGTGACCGGAGCGGAGCTCGAGACGATGAGCGAGGAACGCCTCGAGCAGGACGTGGAGTCCATCGACGTCTATGCCCGCGTCTCCCCGGCTCACAAACTCCGCGTCGTCGCCGCCTTCCAGAGAAGGGGTCACGTCGTGGCCGCGACGGGCGACGGCGTCAACGACGCCCCGGCCCTCAAGAAGGCGGACATCGGCGTCGCGATGGGGATCACGGGTACGGACGTCACCAAAGAAGCCGCCGCGATGACGCTCACGGACGACAACTTCGCCTCGATCGTGGCCGCCGTCGAAGAAGGGAGGGCCATTTTCGGCAACATCAAAAAGTACCTCATGTACCTCCTTTCCTCGAACGTGGGCGAGATCGCGCTGATGGCCGGCGCGACGCTCGCCGGCCTTCCCCTCCCGCTCACGGCCGTCCAGATCCTCTACGTGAATCTCGCCACCGACGGGCTTCCGGCACTCGCGCTGGCCGTCGATCCCCCCGAGGCCGACCTCATGCGGCGGAAGCCGCGGAATCCCCGGATGGGCATTTTCACTCGGCCCGTCGTGGCGCTCATGGCCGCCGGGGGGTTCTGGTCGGCGCTCGTGAACCTGGGTGTCTTCGTCTGGGCTCTGGAGTCGGGGCGCGGCCTCGAGGAGGCCATGACGATGACGTTCGTTTCGCTGATCCTCATCCAGTTTTTCAAGGCGTACAATTTCCGCTCGGACCGTCACTCGGTCTTCGATCGCCCGTTCGCGAACCGTTGGCTCAACCTCGCGATTCTCTGGGAGCTAGGGCTGCTTTCGGCGATCGTTTACGTGCCCTTTTTGCAGGAGCCTTTCGGCACGTACGAGCTCCCGGCCATCGACTGGGCGATCGTCGTCGTTCTCGCGTTCACCGTCTCCCCCGTTCTCGAGCTCGTCAAATGGATGGTCCGGC
- a CDS encoding amidohydrolase, with product MREYRVISADSHIVEPPDLWKKWLPPEFEKRAPQLVKDEDGGDAWSFGDGGPPAPLGLVTVTAGRSRDQLKWTGARYDTINQGCFEATARVQEMDIDGVDAEVIYPPQRTMRHFMQDEDAEFHLAGIQAYNNWLAKDFVAKAPDRLVGQAQIPNLGVEAAIAEMRRARELGLRGVVISSWPSGKPFLDDDCDPFWAEAEKLGVPVSVHISLVHKGQQRERIGEVARVGKAALTGFSAAGLNTMPLILGEMIFWGVFDKFPNLKMVGVEVGAGWIPYFLEQMDDRYWRNRNWARSTLQHPPSEYFRRNWKVTFIIDSYAIQNRHAVGIKNMMWSTDYPHHGCDWPYSRKVIEDMFRFVPEEERHAILARNCAELYGLV from the coding sequence ATGCGAGAGTACAGGGTCATTTCCGCGGATTCCCACATCGTCGAACCGCCGGACCTCTGGAAGAAGTGGCTGCCGCCCGAGTTCGAAAAGCGGGCACCGCAGCTCGTCAAAGACGAGGACGGCGGTGACGCCTGGTCGTTCGGCGACGGCGGGCCGCCCGCGCCGCTCGGGCTGGTGACCGTGACGGCAGGCCGCAGCCGCGACCAGCTCAAGTGGACCGGGGCCCGTTACGACACGATCAACCAGGGCTGTTTCGAGGCCACGGCGCGCGTCCAGGAGATGGACATCGACGGCGTCGACGCCGAGGTGATCTACCCGCCCCAGCGGACGATGCGGCACTTCATGCAGGACGAGGACGCGGAGTTCCACCTGGCCGGCATCCAGGCTTACAACAACTGGCTCGCCAAGGACTTCGTCGCCAAAGCACCCGACCGCCTGGTCGGCCAGGCCCAGATCCCGAACCTCGGCGTGGAAGCGGCCATCGCCGAGATGCGCCGGGCCCGGGAGCTCGGGCTTCGCGGTGTGGTGATTTCGAGCTGGCCCTCGGGAAAACCCTTTCTCGACGACGACTGCGATCCTTTCTGGGCCGAAGCGGAAAAGCTCGGCGTTCCCGTGAGTGTGCACATCAGCCTCGTCCACAAAGGCCAGCAGCGCGAACGCATCGGAGAAGTTGCCCGCGTCGGAAAGGCGGCGCTGACGGGCTTCAGCGCGGCCGGACTCAACACGATGCCGCTCATCCTCGGGGAAATGATCTTCTGGGGGGTGTTCGACAAATTTCCGAACCTCAAGATGGTCGGCGTCGAAGTCGGCGCCGGCTGGATCCCCTACTTCCTCGAGCAGATGGACGACCGCTACTGGCGGAACCGCAACTGGGCTCGGAGCACGCTCCAGCATCCCCCGAGCGAATACTTCCGGCGGAACTGGAAGGTCACGTTCATCATCGACTCGTACGCGATCCAGAACCGGCACGCCGTGGGGATCAAGAACATGATGTGGTCCACGGACTACCCGCACCACGGATGCGATTGGCCGTACTCCCGGAAGGTCATCGAAGACATGTTCCGGTTCGTGCCCGAGGAAGAAAGGCACGCGATTCTCGCGCGGAACTGCGCCGAGCTCTACGGGCTCGTCTGA
- a CDS encoding membrane protein codes for MFAARLQLFAAAVLLSTGGAAIKASSLSSWQVAGLRSGIAAILLFALVPGARKAWGKSDVLVALPYAATLVLYVTANKLTTAANTIFLQSTAPLYVLLLSPFLLREHLDRRDVPYLLAFAVGLALFFVGRESPHETAPEPLLGNLVALSSGSTWGLTLVGLRWLARSEREGSALPAVVCGNGLAFLACLPLALPLREMAPLDALLVFYLGSVQIALSYVLMTSGFRRVSATEGTFLLLLEPVLNPVWAWWFHAERPALLACLGGVVVLTTAAAFSLRPR; via the coding sequence GTGTTCGCCGCGCGCCTCCAGCTTTTCGCCGCGGCCGTCCTCCTCTCGACGGGCGGTGCGGCCATCAAGGCTTCGAGCCTCTCGAGCTGGCAGGTCGCGGGGCTGCGGTCCGGCATCGCGGCGATCCTCCTCTTCGCGCTCGTGCCCGGAGCGCGGAAGGCGTGGGGAAAATCCGACGTGCTCGTCGCCCTCCCCTACGCCGCGACCCTCGTGCTCTACGTCACGGCCAACAAGCTCACGACCGCGGCCAACACGATTTTCCTCCAGTCCACGGCTCCGCTCTACGTGCTCCTCCTGAGCCCGTTTCTCCTCCGCGAGCACCTCGACCGGCGCGACGTTCCTTACCTTCTCGCCTTCGCGGTGGGACTCGCGCTCTTCTTCGTCGGCCGGGAGTCGCCGCACGAGACGGCCCCCGAACCCTTGCTCGGAAACCTCGTCGCGCTTTCGAGTGGTTCGACGTGGGGTCTCACGCTCGTGGGGCTCCGGTGGCTCGCGCGCTCGGAACGCGAGGGCTCGGCCCTTCCGGCCGTCGTGTGCGGGAACGGACTGGCGTTCCTGGCGTGCCTGCCCCTGGCACTCCCCCTTCGAGAGATGGCTCCCCTGGACGCGCTTCTCGTCTTCTACCTCGGCAGCGTCCAGATCGCGCTCTCCTACGTCCTCATGACGTCGGGCTTTCGCCGGGTAAGCGCCACCGAAGGGACCTTTCTCCTTCTCCTCGAGCCCGTCCTGAACCCGGTCTGGGCCTGGTGGTTTCACGCCGAGCGTCCGGCTCTTCTGGCTTGCCTCGGAGGTGTCGTGGTGCTGACGACCGCCGCCGCGTTCTCGCTGCGACCCCGCTAG
- a CDS encoding lipid-transfer protein has product MAIVGIGQLPFAKDIGRPISDTAVEAIQLALEDAGLEAEDVDGMCMFEMESTHEVTIARRLGVRNLRWWDKTSYGGGASCATIMHAAAAIAAGLATTVVCHRARNRGAKTARPWAQERGVVRDDKALHVPWGLVRPVDVIGLWAHRHMHLYGTRREHFGNVAIAARKHANRNPAAMMHGRPLDMETYLSARVVSYPLHLYDCCLETDGALACIVTSVERARDLRQKPVLVHSVAQASGPNPVHLANYNTPEMRMTSYYCARELWARSELRQKDIDCAQIYDAFTPLVVMGLEDYGFCARGEGGPFTEGGRIELGGDLPVLTSGGSLSEAYVHGFNLVLEAVRQIRGTSTAQVPNCKAVLVTGASGVATSAMIVRGD; this is encoded by the coding sequence GTGGCGATCGTGGGGATCGGGCAGTTGCCCTTCGCGAAGGACATCGGCCGCCCGATCTCGGACACGGCCGTCGAGGCGATCCAGCTCGCCCTCGAAGACGCGGGCCTCGAGGCCGAGGACGTGGACGGCATGTGCATGTTCGAGATGGAGTCCACCCACGAGGTCACGATCGCGCGTCGGCTCGGAGTGCGAAACCTCCGGTGGTGGGACAAGACATCCTACGGCGGCGGCGCCTCGTGCGCGACGATCATGCACGCCGCGGCCGCCATTGCCGCGGGGCTCGCCACGACCGTGGTGTGCCATCGCGCCCGGAACCGAGGGGCCAAGACCGCCCGTCCCTGGGCACAGGAGCGCGGGGTCGTTCGCGACGACAAGGCGCTGCACGTTCCCTGGGGGCTCGTCCGCCCCGTCGACGTGATCGGGCTCTGGGCGCACCGCCACATGCACCTCTACGGCACCAGGCGGGAACATTTCGGCAACGTGGCCATCGCGGCCCGCAAGCACGCGAACCGAAACCCGGCCGCCATGATGCACGGCCGCCCGCTCGACATGGAGACGTATCTTTCGGCTCGCGTGGTGAGCTATCCGCTCCACCTCTACGACTGCTGTCTCGAGACCGACGGGGCGCTGGCCTGCATCGTCACGTCGGTGGAACGCGCCCGCGACCTCCGGCAGAAGCCCGTCCTCGTTCACTCCGTGGCTCAGGCTTCGGGTCCCAACCCGGTTCACCTGGCCAACTACAACACGCCCGAGATGCGCATGACGTCCTACTACTGCGCTCGGGAACTCTGGGCTCGCTCGGAGCTTCGGCAAAAGGACATCGACTGCGCGCAGATCTACGACGCGTTCACGCCGCTCGTCGTCATGGGCCTCGAGGACTACGGCTTCTGCGCGCGGGGGGAAGGCGGACCCTTCACCGAGGGCGGACGGATCGAGCTCGGCGGCGACTTGCCCGTGCTCACCTCGGGCGGGAGTCTCTCGGAAGCTTACGTCCACGGGTTCAACCTGGTCCTCGAGGCCGTGCGTCAGATTCGGGGCACCTCCACCGCACAGGTGCCGAACTGCAAGGCCGTGCTCGTCACCGGTGCTTCGGGCGTGGCGACGAGTGCCATGATCGTGCGGGGAGACTGA
- a CDS encoding AMP-binding protein: MTLGGFLDRLASSFGSREALAWAPRAEVVRRLRYDELRAESLLFARRLLSLGVRKGTHVGFLCTNRTEWLPFAFGVFRLGAVLVPLSTLWKAGEIAYALGHADVEVLVLVSRFRRHDYVEALRGAERLEPGVLARLRAVAVLDGEPGGIVPWERIVPADESLLRAAEGEVSPADPATIFFTSGTTAQAKAVVHRHEALVLSAERIAGAFGIGGQDAWWGHMPLFWSGGFVLGALATLAGGGRVVLHEHVEPGEALRLLEAERCTVMAGWHQAGPLLEHPDFPHRRLFLRKGTYHPLAERLLGPDHLAVGVYGMSETATCVSASRWDDPREVRVETFGRPFDGMEVRIVDPDSRRTLPAGETGEILVKGPTLMEGYYKVPRSETFDAEGFFATGDLGHFDDRGYLHFEGRRKDVIKTAGVNVAAAEVEATLERHPAVKSAHVVGVSHPVRGENVAAFVVLAPGRGTTPEELEAFCRAELASYKVPRHFFFVGENEVPKTATGKVEKRALREAAEKRLGESETPG; encoded by the coding sequence ATGACGCTCGGGGGTTTTCTCGACCGGCTCGCGTCGAGCTTCGGCTCGCGGGAGGCGCTGGCCTGGGCACCCCGTGCCGAGGTGGTCCGCCGGCTCCGCTACGACGAGCTGCGGGCGGAAAGCCTTCTTTTCGCACGCAGGCTTCTTTCCCTCGGCGTCCGCAAGGGCACGCACGTGGGTTTTCTCTGCACGAACCGGACGGAGTGGCTGCCTTTCGCCTTCGGAGTCTTTCGGCTGGGTGCCGTCCTGGTGCCGCTCTCCACGCTCTGGAAGGCGGGAGAGATCGCCTACGCTCTCGGGCACGCGGACGTGGAAGTTCTGGTGCTCGTCTCCCGCTTCCGCCGCCACGACTACGTCGAGGCACTCCGGGGTGCCGAGCGGCTCGAACCCGGCGTGCTCGCGCGTCTTCGTGCGGTGGCCGTACTCGACGGCGAACCCGGAGGGATCGTTCCGTGGGAGCGCATCGTTCCCGCGGACGAAAGTCTCCTGCGCGCCGCCGAGGGCGAGGTTTCCCCCGCGGATCCGGCGACGATTTTTTTCACCTCCGGCACGACGGCGCAGGCGAAAGCCGTCGTGCACCGACACGAGGCTCTGGTTCTTTCGGCCGAACGTATCGCCGGGGCATTCGGCATCGGCGGGCAAGATGCCTGGTGGGGTCACATGCCGCTTTTCTGGAGCGGGGGGTTCGTTCTCGGAGCGCTCGCGACGCTCGCGGGTGGCGGCCGTGTCGTCCTCCACGAGCACGTGGAGCCCGGGGAAGCTCTCCGGCTTCTCGAGGCCGAGCGGTGTACCGTCATGGCGGGTTGGCACCAGGCGGGCCCGCTCCTCGAACACCCCGACTTCCCGCACCGCCGTCTTTTCCTGCGCAAGGGGACGTACCACCCACTCGCCGAAAGGCTTCTCGGGCCGGACCACCTGGCCGTAGGCGTCTACGGCATGTCCGAGACGGCGACCTGCGTGAGCGCTTCTCGGTGGGACGATCCGCGAGAGGTGAGGGTCGAGACCTTCGGCCGGCCCTTCGACGGCATGGAGGTGCGGATCGTCGACCCCGATTCGCGGCGGACTCTGCCCGCGGGCGAGACGGGAGAAATTCTCGTGAAGGGCCCCACGTTGATGGAAGGATACTACAAGGTGCCGCGCAGCGAGACCTTCGATGCCGAGGGGTTTTTCGCGACGGGAGACCTCGGTCATTTCGACGACCGGGGCTATCTCCATTTCGAGGGGCGACGGAAAGACGTGATCAAGACCGCGGGCGTGAACGTGGCTGCCGCCGAGGTCGAGGCCACGCTCGAGCGGCATCCGGCCGTGAAATCGGCCCACGTGGTCGGTGTGTCCCATCCGGTGCGGGGGGAGAACGTCGCGGCCTTCGTCGTCCTCGCACCCGGCAGAGGCACCACTCCCGAGGAGCTCGAAGCTTTCTGCCGCGCGGAGCTCGCGAGTTACAAGGTTCCCCGGCATTTCTTCTTCGTCGGGGAGAACGAAGTGCCGAAGACCGCCACGGGCAAGGTGGAGAAGCGGGCGCTCAGGGAGGCGGCGGAAAAGCGCCTGGGAGAGTCCGAAACTCCAGGATAG
- the paaG gene encoding enoyl-CoA hydratase yields the protein MSHETILYEVEGALAILRFNRPEARNAILPEMGDLLVELLDRAESDPAVRVLVLTGEGTAFSAGADLKRVGESGRLGRPAIVGRERGLHGASVVERLLRREKPLIAAVNGDVAGMACAYVLASDFAIAAEEARFHFGFVRIGFAPDCGTTYLLPRRVGLAEAKRICLTGLPVDSREALRLGLVSEVVPRDRLAGRVREVAETVASHPPEAVRRTRALLELGSEADFRKAVELEALTQGALGEMEDHKEAVRAFLEKRPPVFTGK from the coding sequence ATGTCGCACGAGACCATTCTCTACGAGGTCGAGGGGGCCCTTGCGATCCTCCGCTTCAACCGTCCGGAGGCGCGAAACGCCATCTTGCCCGAAATGGGCGACCTCCTCGTCGAGCTCCTCGACCGCGCCGAGTCGGACCCGGCGGTACGGGTTCTCGTGCTCACGGGCGAAGGAACCGCGTTTTCGGCCGGCGCGGACCTGAAGCGCGTGGGAGAGAGCGGAAGACTCGGGCGCCCGGCGATCGTGGGACGCGAGCGGGGGCTCCATGGCGCCTCGGTCGTCGAGCGTCTTTTGCGGCGCGAGAAACCGCTGATCGCGGCCGTCAACGGGGACGTGGCCGGCATGGCTTGCGCCTACGTGCTCGCTTCGGACTTCGCCATCGCTGCCGAAGAGGCTCGTTTCCATTTCGGCTTCGTGCGGATCGGTTTCGCGCCCGACTGCGGCACGACCTACCTTCTGCCGCGCCGCGTAGGGCTCGCCGAGGCCAAGCGAATCTGCCTCACGGGCCTTCCCGTGGACTCGCGCGAAGCCTTGAGACTCGGGCTGGTCTCCGAAGTCGTGCCGCGGGATCGGCTCGCCGGCCGCGTGAGGGAGGTAGCCGAAACCGTCGCTTCCCACCCGCCCGAAGCCGTTCGGCGTACCCGAGCCCTTCTCGAGCTCGGCTCCGAGGCGGACTTTCGCAAGGCCGTGGAGCTCGAGGCCCTTACGCAGGGGGCGCTCGGCGAGATGGAAGACCACAAGGAAGCGGTGCGGGCTTTTCTCGAAAAGCGCCCGCCCGTTTTCACCGGGAAATGA
- a CDS encoding CoA transferase — translation MEHRGPLAGIRVVDLTHQAAGPWCTTLLGDMGAEVWKIEKPGRGDSIRYARHADPKVGSYNFWGLNRNKKSVGLDLKRPEGLALLREMIGRADVLVENFRPGVMEKLGLGYEELRERHPRLVYASITAFGDRGPWAQKPGMDLILQATGGMMGLSGFPGGPPVKAAGPIADISSGIYAAYAIALALYHRERTGRGQKVHVTMLDAIISLLADITTVYLNTGIEFEKFGNGHPDLVPYQAFEASDGYFICACLTNAFFKRLCKAIGREDLLENPKFATNNARCDHRAEIVGLLQDIFRTKPRDHWIRLLEEHDVPACRVNSLGELFAMEQLRAIGSVVEWEHPKHGKFRTMNVPLRMSETPGSLRIPPPELGEHTDEVLRELGKTQEEIDALRRAGVCG, via the coding sequence ATGGAACATCGAGGACCACTCGCGGGAATCCGGGTCGTCGATCTGACGCACCAGGCCGCGGGCCCCTGGTGTACGACGCTGCTCGGCGACATGGGGGCCGAGGTCTGGAAGATCGAAAAGCCCGGACGAGGCGACAGTATCCGCTATGCGCGACACGCCGACCCCAAGGTCGGAAGCTACAACTTCTGGGGACTCAACCGGAACAAGAAGTCCGTGGGGCTCGACCTGAAGCGCCCCGAGGGACTCGCGCTCCTGCGCGAGATGATCGGGCGAGCCGACGTGCTCGTCGAGAATTTCCGCCCCGGCGTCATGGAGAAGCTCGGCCTCGGTTACGAAGAGCTGCGCGAGCGGCACCCGCGTCTCGTCTACGCTTCGATCACGGCTTTCGGCGACCGGGGACCGTGGGCGCAAAAGCCGGGGATGGACCTGATCCTCCAGGCCACGGGAGGGATGATGGGTCTTTCGGGCTTTCCCGGCGGCCCGCCCGTGAAGGCCGCGGGGCCCATTGCCGACATCTCCTCCGGAATCTACGCCGCTTACGCGATCGCGCTGGCCCTCTACCACCGCGAGCGAACCGGGCGCGGCCAGAAGGTGCACGTCACGATGCTCGACGCGATCATTTCGCTTCTGGCCGACATCACGACCGTCTACCTCAACACCGGAATCGAGTTCGAGAAGTTCGGAAACGGCCATCCCGACCTGGTGCCGTACCAGGCCTTCGAGGCGTCGGACGGCTACTTCATCTGCGCCTGCCTCACGAACGCTTTTTTCAAGCGACTCTGCAAGGCCATCGGACGGGAAGACCTGCTCGAGAACCCGAAGTTCGCGACCAACAACGCCCGGTGCGACCACCGCGCCGAAATCGTGGGCCTTCTCCAGGACATCTTCCGGACGAAGCCCCGCGACCACTGGATCCGCCTTCTCGAAGAGCACGACGTGCCTGCGTGCCGGGTCAACTCTCTCGGCGAGCTTTTCGCGATGGAGCAACTGCGCGCCATCGGATCGGTCGTCGAGTGGGAACACCCGAAGCACGGGAAGTTCCGGACGATGAACGTCCCGCTGCGCATGTCCGAGACGCCGGGCTCGCTCCGCATCCCGCCGCCCGAGCTCGGCGAGCACACGGACGAAGTGCTGCGGGAGCTCGGGAAGACGCAGGAAGAAATCGACGCCCTCAGGAGGGCGGGCGTCTGCGGCTGA
- a CDS encoding substrate-CoA ligase: MFLLPTCLEFLDLQGRRFGEKPALVFGDGLVRYGELAEETRALAEFFASQGIGFGTPVGLFAANHPGLVLCHFALWALGAVVVPLSPRSKDAELSRLLEHVGASALVCDPARSEVASRAAERPGVATFVCEPLPPFRPAVARPDKMRHEKKPRKPGPATLAAVAYTSGTTGSPKGVALTHGNYLWSALACSGARGDTEKSVGTCLSPLTHVPVFVSHLLCRLLHGSTAVLFEKFSVDELFAAAEKHGVTDLSLIAGMVFDVTGLREIPQGVRRTVRKVSVGGAATPMDAKRKLAELFPGAEVIEAYGQSETTDGLTMARGRSVFERPGTVGRPNPWVVLRVRRQDRTFAGAGEDGEIVVRGPMVMRGYFRDPQSTREVLAGGWLRTGDVGRLDEDGYLYLTGRTKEIIITGGENVSPAEVESVIRAHPEVEDVAVIGTPHPKWGEQVTAVVVRRAGSRLTAQELEAFCGERLAGFKKPRRIEFVSALPRNAANKVEIGLLRRRFEKGEAWNIEDHSRESGSSI; the protein is encoded by the coding sequence ATGTTCCTCTTGCCGACGTGCCTCGAGTTTCTCGACCTCCAGGGCCGCCGCTTCGGCGAAAAACCGGCGCTCGTTTTCGGCGACGGGCTCGTGCGCTACGGGGAGCTCGCGGAGGAGACCCGTGCGCTCGCGGAATTTTTCGCTTCCCAGGGAATCGGCTTCGGGACGCCCGTGGGCCTTTTTGCCGCGAACCACCCGGGTCTCGTGCTGTGCCACTTCGCGCTCTGGGCGCTCGGGGCCGTCGTCGTGCCGCTTTCTCCCCGCTCGAAAGACGCCGAACTTTCGCGCTTGCTCGAGCACGTCGGAGCGTCGGCGCTCGTGTGCGACCCGGCTCGGTCCGAGGTAGCTTCGCGCGCGGCCGAGCGCCCGGGCGTTGCGACCTTCGTGTGCGAACCCTTGCCGCCCTTCCGACCGGCCGTCGCGCGACCGGACAAGATGCGGCACGAGAAAAAGCCCCGCAAGCCCGGCCCCGCGACACTCGCGGCCGTCGCCTACACCTCGGGCACGACGGGCTCCCCGAAGGGCGTGGCACTGACCCACGGGAACTATCTCTGGTCCGCGCTCGCCTGCAGCGGTGCCCGTGGCGACACCGAAAAAAGCGTGGGCACGTGTCTGAGTCCCCTCACACATGTGCCCGTCTTCGTCTCCCACCTTCTCTGCCGGCTTCTCCACGGATCGACCGCCGTCCTGTTCGAGAAATTCTCCGTGGACGAGCTCTTCGCAGCGGCCGAGAAGCACGGCGTGACGGACCTCTCGCTCATCGCGGGAATGGTGTTCGACGTGACCGGCCTCCGGGAGATCCCGCAAGGCGTGCGGCGGACGGTGCGAAAGGTTTCGGTCGGAGGCGCGGCCACCCCGATGGACGCGAAGCGGAAACTCGCGGAGCTTTTCCCCGGGGCGGAGGTGATCGAGGCTTACGGCCAGTCCGAGACGACGGACGGGCTTACCATGGCGCGAGGGCGGAGCGTTTTCGAGCGCCCGGGGACCGTCGGCCGTCCGAATCCCTGGGTCGTGCTCCGCGTGCGGCGACAGGACCGAACCTTCGCCGGAGCCGGAGAGGATGGGGAAATCGTGGTTCGTGGTCCCATGGTGATGCGGGGCTACTTTCGCGACCCGCAATCGACCCGCGAGGTGCTGGCCGGGGGATGGCTCCGGACGGGCGACGTGGGAAGACTCGACGAAGACGGCTACCTCTACCTCACCGGACGAACCAAAGAGATCATCATCACGGGCGGGGAGAACGTCTCGCCCGCCGAGGTGGAAAGCGTGATCCGAGCGCATCCGGAGGTGGAAGACGTGGCCGTGATCGGGACGCCTCATCCCAAGTGGGGCGAGCAGGTGACGGCCGTCGTGGTGCGGCGCGCGGGCTCGCGGCTCACGGCGCAGGAGCTCGAGGCTTTTTGCGGAGAGCGCCTCGCCGGTTTCAAGAAGCCCCGGCGGATCGAGTTCGTTTCCGCGCTCCCGCGCAACGCCGCCAACAAGGTCGAAATCGGTTTGCTGAGACGACGGTTCGAGAAAGGAGAGGCATGGAACATCGAGGACCACTCGCGGGAATCCGGGTCGTCGATCTGA